One Aulosira sp. FACHB-615 genomic window carries:
- a CDS encoding glycosyltransferase, producing the protein MSISLCMIVKNEETTLPKCLNSVKDFVDEMVVLDTGSSDRTPEIAQQFGAEVHHFQWTNNFSTARNAALKYVTGDWVLVLDADEILNPSIVPQLQDAIQSDEYILINLIRQEIGAVQSPYSLVSRLFRNHPEIRFERPYHALVDDSVAAIIQKEPHWQVGYLQGVAILHTGYQKRAIAQNNKYIKAQAAMLEFLATHPNDPYVCSKLGALYVETGKLTQGVELLLRGLKQASGKSPQDWVTANQSTENYEILYELYYHLGIAYNHLKQPQSALEHYQAAIKLPIYPMLKLGAYNNLGNLLKDAGDLNNAKKAYETALKIDPDFATGYYNLGMTLKALNLFTDAIACYQKAIKLNPYYAEAYQNLGVVQLKVGNLQASLTAFKNAILLHEQQQNLAEAKRLHQGLYEMGLIK; encoded by the coding sequence ATGAGTATTAGTCTGTGCATGATTGTAAAAAATGAAGAAACTACGCTACCGAAGTGCTTAAATAGTGTTAAGGATTTCGTGGATGAGATGGTAGTGTTAGATACAGGTTCTAGCGATCGCACTCCCGAAATCGCCCAACAATTCGGTGCAGAAGTACATCATTTTCAATGGACTAATAACTTTAGTACTGCTCGGAATGCTGCTTTAAAATATGTTACCGGTGATTGGGTGTTGGTGTTAGATGCGGATGAAATACTCAACCCCAGTATTGTGCCACAGCTACAAGATGCAATTCAAAGTGATGAATATATCTTAATTAATCTCATCCGCCAAGAAATTGGTGCGGTTCAATCTCCCTATTCTTTGGTTTCGCGGTTGTTTCGCAATCATCCCGAAATTCGCTTTGAAAGGCCTTATCATGCCTTAGTTGATGATAGTGTAGCGGCGATTATACAAAAAGAACCTCATTGGCAAGTAGGTTATTTGCAGGGTGTAGCAATTCTGCATACAGGGTATCAAAAAAGAGCGATCGCCCAAAATAATAAATACATCAAAGCGCAAGCTGCAATGTTAGAGTTTCTCGCCACGCATCCCAATGATCCTTATGTTTGCAGTAAATTAGGGGCGCTTTATGTTGAAACTGGCAAACTTACTCAAGGTGTAGAATTATTGCTACGGGGACTCAAGCAAGCTAGTGGTAAGTCACCCCAAGATTGGGTGACAGCAAATCAATCAACAGAAAACTACGAAATTTTATATGAACTCTACTATCATTTAGGGATTGCGTACAATCATTTAAAACAGCCGCAATCAGCCCTAGAACACTATCAAGCTGCGATTAAATTACCGATATATCCCATGCTCAAGCTAGGAGCATATAACAATTTAGGCAACTTACTCAAAGATGCAGGCGATTTAAACAATGCCAAAAAAGCTTACGAAACAGCTTTAAAAATTGACCCAGATTTTGCGACTGGATATTATAACTTAGGCATGACATTAAAGGCTTTGAATTTATTTACTGATGCGATCGCTTGTTATCAAAAAGCCATCAAATTAAATCCTTATTACGCAGAAGCATATCAAAATTTAGGCGTAGTACAGCTAAAAGTTGGTAATCTCCAAGCTAGTCTGACAGCATTTAAAAATGCCATTCTCCTCCACGAACAGCAGCAAAATCTCGCAGAAGCCAAAAGACTGCACCAAGGTTTATATGAGATGGGATTAATCAAGTAA
- a CDS encoding serine/threonine-protein kinase: MLGQTVGGRYQILTQLGRGGFGTTFIAQDIQRPGNPQCVVKQFKPLANDPYTLNAAKRFFDLEAAILEMLGKHDQIPQLLAHFAENEEFFLVQEFIPGHDLKQELPPLSEQLSETAVIKLLKEILTVLAFVHQNHVIHRDLKPENIRRRESDGKIVLIDFGAVKQISTQVANTDGQTSFTVAIGTPGYMPSEQANSNPHLSSDIYAVGMIAILALTGINPAAGSHSIPRNPNTGEIDWRNKVKVSPQFASILDKMVRYDFRQRYPTAESVLQALEMLEKAPLTKLKQSLPKKWVMGLGITAAFAVGFILLSQIKVNQTNFLNYADHGVKINYPDNWAVQETPNAVTQDIVTFLSPKQSDSDQFQELITIRVEPLSSTLDESKDLFIREVKNTVDDAQIESSSETTLANQRANQLVFTGKIDNGRLKSLQVWTLQNDNAYIITYTATVDEYNNFLPIAEKMIQSFVFE, from the coding sequence ATGCTGGGTCAAACGGTCGGGGGACGCTACCAAATTCTTACTCAGTTAGGACGGGGAGGATTTGGCACGACTTTTATAGCTCAAGATATACAAAGACCTGGAAATCCCCAGTGTGTTGTCAAACAATTCAAGCCACTGGCGAATGATCCCTACACCTTAAATGCAGCTAAACGCTTTTTTGACTTAGAAGCAGCAATTTTGGAAATGTTAGGAAAACATGACCAAATTCCCCAATTACTCGCGCACTTTGCAGAAAATGAAGAATTCTTTTTAGTCCAAGAATTTATTCCCGGTCATGATCTCAAACAAGAATTACCGCCACTGAGTGAGCAATTAAGTGAAACTGCTGTAATTAAACTGTTAAAAGAGATACTGACTGTTTTAGCATTTGTCCATCAAAATCATGTGATTCATCGGGATTTAAAACCTGAGAATATTCGCCGCCGAGAATCAGATGGCAAAATAGTTTTAATTGACTTTGGTGCAGTCAAACAAATTAGTACCCAAGTAGCTAATACTGATGGACAAACAAGTTTTACTGTTGCTATTGGGACACCTGGTTATATGCCCAGTGAACAAGCTAATAGTAATCCCCATTTAAGTAGCGATATTTATGCAGTGGGGATGATTGCTATCTTAGCTTTAACAGGGATAAATCCGGCTGCTGGTAGCCATTCAATTCCCAGAAACCCCAATACAGGCGAAATTGATTGGCGTAATAAAGTGAAAGTTAGCCCCCAGTTTGCCAGTATTTTAGATAAGATGGTGCGCTATGACTTTCGCCAGCGTTACCCTACAGCCGAGTCGGTGTTACAAGCCTTAGAGATGCTTGAGAAAGCACCATTAACTAAACTCAAACAATCTTTGCCGAAAAAATGGGTGATGGGTTTAGGAATTACCGCCGCATTTGCAGTTGGATTCATACTTCTATCTCAAATCAAAGTTAATCAAACCAACTTTTTAAATTATGCTGATCATGGAGTAAAAATTAACTATCCTGATAATTGGGCAGTACAGGAAACACCAAATGCTGTAACCCAAGATATAGTGACTTTTTTATCACCAAAACAAAGTGATTCTGACCAATTTCAAGAACTTATAACTATTCGAGTTGAACCGCTTTCGAGTACTTTAGATGAGTCGAAAGATTTATTTATTCGGGAAGTGAAAAATACAGTAGATGATGCTCAAATAGAAAGTTCTAGTGAAACAACACTGGCTAATCAGAGGGCAAATCAACTAGTCTTTACAGGTAAAATTGATAATGGGCGGTTAAAAAGTCTGCAAGTTTGGACTTTACAAAATGATAATGCCTATATTATTACTTACACTGCAACTGTTGATGAATATAATAACTTTTTACCCATCGCGGAAAAAATGATTCAATCTTTTGTTTTTGAATGA
- a CDS encoding glycosyltransferase — MRKLYFLLPGTQGRFVCGGLWAELKTLKLAQQVCSAEVVTYRQREADKLFLDDLLREPNLDNAIFVINWGFDIAKLVAKLQQYNVVYHAHSSGYKFNLPIGIPIITVSRNTLGYWGQKSPNNLIYYLPNEISPEFKNLHLERDIDVLVQARKSSEYLLTELIPTLQQKCNVHLVDYYVEDLPGLFNRAKIYLYDSAEYWAQQSVSEGFGLQPMEALACGCQVFSSVNGGLSDYLDPGFNSYKIANYSKEYDVAHILKVLQSAPGLSLSEEVLKEYRYENIIQRLRVILQELNEFFDHKQHYQSNIPTLTQLRLSQLRIKNLYKKVKKKYFHA, encoded by the coding sequence ATGCGAAAGCTTTATTTTCTATTGCCTGGAACTCAGGGCAGATTTGTCTGTGGTGGTCTCTGGGCAGAATTAAAAACATTGAAACTTGCTCAACAGGTTTGTAGTGCGGAAGTGGTAACTTACCGCCAACGAGAAGCCGATAAGTTGTTTTTAGATGACTTGCTGAGAGAACCAAATTTAGATAATGCCATTTTTGTTATTAATTGGGGATTTGATATCGCTAAATTAGTTGCCAAACTCCAGCAATATAATGTGGTATATCATGCCCATAGTTCTGGTTACAAGTTTAATTTACCTATAGGGATTCCCATTATTACTGTTAGTCGCAACACATTAGGTTATTGGGGGCAGAAGTCGCCAAATAACCTCATTTATTATTTACCGAATGAAATTAGCCCAGAATTTAAAAATTTACATTTAGAACGAGATATTGATGTATTGGTGCAGGCGCGAAAATCTTCGGAGTATTTATTAACAGAGCTAATTCCCACGTTACAACAAAAATGCAATGTGCATTTAGTTGATTATTATGTAGAAGATTTACCAGGATTATTTAATCGCGCAAAAATTTATCTTTATGATTCGGCTGAATATTGGGCGCAACAGAGTGTCAGTGAAGGATTTGGACTGCAACCAATGGAAGCTTTAGCCTGTGGGTGTCAAGTATTTTCTAGCGTTAATGGTGGGCTTTCTGATTATTTAGATCCTGGGTTTAATAGCTATAAAATCGCTAATTATTCCAAAGAATATGATGTAGCACATATTCTCAAAGTTCTGCAATCTGCTCCAGGTTTAAGTTTGTCGGAAGAGGTACTCAAAGAGTATCGTTATGAAAATATTATTCAAAGGCTGCGAGTAATTTTACAGGAATTAAATGAGTTTTTTGACCATAAACAGCATTATCAATCTAACATCCCCACATTGACGCAACTACGCTTAAGTCAATTAAGAATTAAAAACCTCTACAAAAAAGTAAAGAAAAAATACTTTCATGCTTGA
- a CDS encoding DUF6391 domain-containing protein: protein METSASVQGGSSSFNFFNFDFTTPQSTLDADLVRQLSFVPGLKEILMLRQVHALEHATVWVLSETKNVHTPPGRPNTVQLDNELLGGLSTDQGFYLYGEVNISNLRRAVSQALYRLTHGEWDLAVHPRCGTNLSVTMLLTAGLAVGVNLLLPFRPVEQLIGLGLAATTAAEIAPDLGSIAQRYLTTAIPFNLTVENITVARDVWGRQGHFVKVKWRE, encoded by the coding sequence ATGGAAACTTCTGCTTCTGTTCAAGGTGGCTCGTCTTCCTTTAACTTTTTTAACTTTGACTTTACTACACCGCAATCTACCCTAGATGCTGATTTAGTAAGGCAGCTATCATTTGTTCCTGGCTTGAAAGAAATTCTGATGCTGCGGCAAGTCCACGCCTTAGAACATGCTACAGTTTGGGTTTTGAGTGAAACCAAAAATGTTCATACTCCCCCAGGGAGACCCAATACAGTTCAACTTGATAACGAATTATTGGGTGGTTTATCTACAGATCAAGGATTTTATCTTTATGGTGAAGTTAATATTAGCAACTTGCGACGGGCGGTCAGCCAAGCCCTTTATCGGCTGACACATGGTGAATGGGATTTAGCAGTACATCCCCGTTGTGGTACAAATCTTTCAGTCACAATGTTGTTAACAGCCGGACTCGCTGTTGGTGTCAATTTGTTGCTTCCCTTCCGCCCAGTTGAACAATTAATTGGTTTAGGACTAGCTGCCACCACAGCCGCAGAAATCGCCCCAGATTTAGGTTCAATAGCCCAGCGTTATCTCACCACAGCTATTCCGTTTAACTTAACAGTAGAAAATATTACCGTGGCTCGTGATGTTTGGGGACGGCAAGGACATTTTGTCAAGGTAAAATGGCGAGAGTGA
- a CDS encoding helix-turn-helix transcriptional regulator, which yields MAGGESQTPVTLSDRELQIIDLVAAGLTNQEIAAKLEISKRTVDNHISNILTKTQTENRVALVRWALQWGKVCLDDVNCCPLPKQNE from the coding sequence ATGGCTGGTGGCGAGTCCCAGACCCCTGTTACTCTGTCAGACAGAGAACTGCAAATTATCGACTTAGTGGCCGCTGGCTTAACTAACCAAGAGATTGCAGCAAAATTGGAAATTAGCAAGCGAACAGTTGATAACCACATCAGCAATATTCTCACCAAAACCCAAACAGAAAACCGGGTGGCACTTGTGCGCTGGGCTTTACAGTGGGGCAAGGTCTGTTTGGATGATGTGAATTGCTGTCCTCTGCCTAAGCAAAACGAATGA
- a CDS encoding carbohydrate kinase, which produces MSNPRVLCLGEILFDCLADQLGLKLEEVQSWTPYPGGAPANVACALVKLGTSAGFVGSVGEDEPGNELVQLLQEVGVDITGVQRHPTAPTRQVYVVRDLAGDRSFAGFGQYDTSEFADTRLQAKQLPTALFQEAEFLVLGTLELAYPDSEQAVYRALDLAEQFDLKIVLDVNWRPVFWHDQNIARQKIQDTFKRIDFLKLSKEEAEWLFDTADAGAITYRLDSVEGVLITDGDKGCAYCLSGNEGILPSFPVKVADTTGAGDSFLAGFIHQLSQHGIKKLEDAETAKRIVTYASAVGALTTIKPGAIASQPTAAEVEAFLATHQL; this is translated from the coding sequence ATGAGCAATCCCCGTGTTTTGTGTCTTGGTGAAATTCTGTTTGATTGTTTAGCCGATCAATTGGGGCTAAAGTTGGAGGAGGTACAGTCTTGGACTCCTTACCCTGGAGGAGCGCCAGCTAATGTGGCCTGTGCGTTGGTGAAACTCGGAACTTCCGCCGGATTTGTTGGCTCTGTAGGTGAAGATGAACCGGGGAATGAGCTGGTTCAGTTACTCCAGGAAGTTGGGGTAGATATAACGGGTGTGCAACGTCATCCGACTGCGCCAACGCGACAGGTGTATGTAGTGCGAGATTTGGCAGGCGATCGCAGTTTCGCTGGCTTCGGTCAGTATGATACATCTGAATTTGCCGACACCCGTCTACAAGCCAAGCAATTACCCACTGCGTTGTTTCAAGAGGCAGAGTTTCTGGTTTTGGGTACTTTAGAATTAGCCTATCCTGACAGTGAACAGGCAGTTTATCGCGCTTTAGATTTAGCAGAACAATTTGACCTGAAAATTGTGCTAGATGTCAACTGGCGACCAGTATTTTGGCACGACCAAAATATTGCGCGGCAAAAAATTCAAGATACATTTAAGCGGATTGACTTTCTCAAACTCTCCAAAGAGGAAGCAGAATGGCTGTTTGATACCGCCGATGCAGGAGCCATTACTTACCGTTTAGATTCTGTGGAAGGGGTGCTGATAACTGATGGTGATAAAGGTTGCGCCTATTGCTTAAGTGGTAACGAAGGAATATTACCTTCTTTCCCGGTGAAAGTAGCTGACACCACTGGCGCAGGAGATAGCTTTTTGGCGGGATTTATCCACCAATTAAGTCAGCATGGGATCAAAAAACTAGAAGATGCAGAAACCGCCAAACGCATTGTTACTTATGCTAGTGCGGTGGGAGCATTAACTACGATTAAACCAGGTGCGATCGCTTCTCAACCAACAGCCGCAGAAGTCGAAGCTTTTCTGGCTACACACCAACTTTAA
- the sfsA gene encoding DNA/RNA nuclease SfsA: protein MLDWLYRYPTLYPGVLLKRYKRFFADVQLTDGQIVTAHCPNTGPMTGVSTLGSLVQLSRSDNPNRKLAYTLELIQVYDQEPTWVGVNTALPNRIVKLALAKYLFPELGDYSQIKGEVVYGVDKKSRVDFLLTGNETERPIYLEVKNTTWAQGTLALFPDTETTRGQKHLRELMALLPTNRAVMLYFINRGDCTEFAPGDTTDPVYGQLLRQAIALGLEVLPCRFDISPEGIRYLGLAKLIV from the coding sequence ATGCTGGATTGGCTTTATCGTTACCCGACGCTCTACCCTGGTGTTTTACTCAAACGCTACAAACGGTTTTTTGCTGATGTGCAGCTTACTGATGGTCAAATCGTCACAGCCCATTGTCCCAACACAGGGCCGATGACTGGAGTTTCTACCCTTGGTAGTTTGGTGCAATTATCTCGCAGTGATAACCCTAACCGTAAACTGGCTTACACCCTAGAACTGATTCAAGTCTATGATCAGGAACCGACTTGGGTAGGTGTTAACACAGCTTTACCTAATCGCATTGTCAAACTAGCTTTAGCAAAATACTTATTTCCCGAATTAGGTGACTACAGCCAAATCAAAGGTGAAGTGGTTTATGGCGTAGATAAAAAAAGTCGTGTGGATTTTTTGTTAACAGGTAATGAGACAGAACGCCCGATATATTTAGAAGTTAAAAATACAACTTGGGCGCAAGGAACCTTAGCATTATTTCCTGATACAGAAACCACGAGAGGACAAAAACACCTGCGCGAATTAATGGCGCTGCTACCAACAAATCGGGCTGTGATGTTGTACTTTATCAACCGGGGTGATTGTACAGAGTTTGCCCCTGGTGATACCACAGATCCAGTATATGGTCAGTTATTGCGGCAAGCGATCGCCCTTGGTTTAGAAGTATTACCTTGTCGCTTTGATATTTCTCCCGAAGGTATCCGTTATTTAGGTTTGGCAAAACTCATCGTTTAA
- a CDS encoding diguanylate cyclase: MTKNVESPLHCSLVLDIKDTSTQVYLRAMENLLVVVQDLSLAHTLERVIEIVRVAARQITGSDGASFILRDNGYCYYVDENAIAPLWKGQRFPMNICLGGWAMLNRQPAVISDVYDDLRVPHVAYKPTFVKSMVMVPIRTFDPIGAIGIYWAKFHQPTPEEVKLLQALADTTAVAMENVQVYAELEQRVSDRTAALAAINTHLQQEISDRKAAEAEIRRLSITDELTGLYNRRGFVILAQQQLKQIQRSQIPTGLLFIDLDGLKTINDTLGHEMGDNAITSAADLLKNTFRESDILARLGGDEFVVLLQGRDPSSEVIQQRLQTAIKEYNHRQNRPFQLSMSMGFQAYDPHQPLPLDQLITLADMKMYECKRFKKLGKNTVTLE; the protein is encoded by the coding sequence ATGACTAAAAATGTTGAATCACCGCTACATTGTTCACTGGTCTTAGATATTAAAGATACTTCGACACAGGTATATTTACGAGCAATGGAAAACTTATTGGTAGTAGTTCAAGATTTATCCCTCGCCCATACTCTAGAGCGCGTTATCGAAATTGTGAGGGTAGCAGCGCGGCAAATCACTGGGTCTGATGGAGCTAGTTTTATTTTACGAGACAATGGTTATTGCTATTACGTTGATGAAAATGCGATCGCTCCTTTGTGGAAAGGTCAGCGATTCCCGATGAATATCTGTCTTGGTGGTTGGGCAATGTTAAACCGTCAACCAGCAGTTATTAGTGATGTGTATGATGATCTCCGGGTTCCCCATGTAGCTTATAAACCTACTTTTGTGAAAAGTATGGTGATGGTGCCAATTCGCACATTTGATCCAATTGGTGCTATCGGTATTTATTGGGCAAAATTTCATCAGCCAACCCCCGAAGAAGTCAAGTTATTACAGGCTTTAGCAGATACCACAGCCGTAGCAATGGAAAATGTGCAAGTGTATGCAGAATTAGAACAGCGAGTCAGCGATCGCACGGCGGCTTTAGCAGCAATTAATACCCATCTCCAACAAGAAATTAGCGATCGCAAAGCCGCAGAAGCCGAAATCCGTCGTCTTTCCATTACAGATGAGTTAACAGGATTGTACAATCGGCGTGGCTTTGTGATTTTGGCACAACAGCAATTAAAACAAATTCAGCGATCGCAAATTCCCACTGGCTTACTGTTTATTGATTTGGATGGACTCAAAACCATTAATGATACTTTAGGACATGAAATGGGTGATAATGCAATCACCTCGGCGGCGGATTTACTCAAAAATACTTTTCGTGAGTCTGACATTTTAGCCAGATTGGGAGGTGATGAATTTGTTGTGCTGCTACAAGGACGAGACCCCAGTTCGGAAGTGATTCAACAGCGATTGCAAACAGCCATTAAGGAATACAACCATCGCCAAAACCGACCATTTCAACTGTCGATGAGTATGGGTTTTCAAGCTTATGATCCTCATCAACCCCTCCCCTTAGACCAACTCATCACCCTTGCAGATATGAAAATGTATGAGTGTAAACGGTTCAAAAAACTAGGGAAGAATACAGTAACTCTGGAATAA
- a CDS encoding acylphosphatase, with translation MQDSTQVPQIIRAHVLISGRVQGVGYRYATVDTASQLGLTGWVRNLPDGRVEAVFEGVREVVEEMIRWCYSGPPAAVVQGVVTEYEEPEGLRGFEVK, from the coding sequence ATGCAAGATTCCACACAAGTACCACAAATAATTCGCGCCCATGTCTTAATTTCTGGCCGAGTTCAAGGAGTAGGCTATCGTTATGCAACAGTTGATACCGCCAGCCAGTTGGGTTTAACTGGTTGGGTACGAAATCTGCCTGATGGTAGGGTAGAGGCGGTATTTGAAGGCGTGCGGGAGGTTGTCGAGGAAATGATTCGCTGGTGTTATTCGGGGCCACCTGCGGCTGTGGTGCAAGGGGTGGTGACTGAGTATGAAGAACCAGAAGGCTTGCGGGGGTTTGAGGTTAAGTAG
- a CDS encoding DUF1823 family protein: MSNLPPLNPDTIWGILKDQIDDVTVNQLVWYYLGYRYNPTTDQWENNEVLPEWRDEYPEPPNFLASRPATMKLTRSIPTEYKQSLKEKLGFKGYKIGEFTPRETRRATAANWLLSYWRQQNPEL, translated from the coding sequence ATGTCTAATTTACCACCTTTGAATCCTGATACAATTTGGGGAATCCTCAAGGATCAAATTGATGATGTAACAGTCAATCAATTAGTTTGGTATTACTTGGGATATCGCTATAACCCCACAACTGATCAATGGGAAAACAACGAAGTTTTACCAGAATGGCGAGATGAATACCCAGAACCACCAAACTTTCTCGCAAGTCGTCCCGCAACCATGAAATTAACACGTTCAATTCCCACAGAATACAAGCAAAGCCTTAAAGAAAAGTTGGGATTTAAAGGTTACAAAATTGGGGAATTTACACCCAGAGAAACACGCCGAGCCACAGCCGCCAATTGGTTATTAAGTTATTGGCGACAACAAAATCCCGAATTATAG